TTGTACTGCCTGCTTAGTACAAGTTTTTTAGCTAAAGCAGATATGTGTAATTCAGCAAGCGGTCTTGCTAAAAAGTTACCTAAAGAAAAAGTATATCAATCACCTTGTGGCCTTAAGACGTTATTTTCACCTCGGTCACAAGGCTGGAATCTTGCGCGTAACTTAGTTGGATGGCAAGAAGTATTACCCGGTTCTGATTGACGTGTGTGGGGAGATATTTCCCTTGCTGTTGAACATACGCGGTCACGTGACGGGCATAGAATCTAACTTTAGAAAAATTTTTACCTAATTTTTAGAAGAAGCTGTATAACCTATAACCTTTTTTGCAATTAGACGAGCTACTTCTGGAGGCATTTGATCGCCTGTTTTAGAAGATGCTCGTGCAAGAGTATCTAATGCTTCCTGATATTTTCTTAAGAGCTCTGCTATATACTTATAAATGTCTAATTTTGACCTCTTAAACTCTTGTTCTGCCAATAAGCCATACTCACTTAACTCTTGAGAAGTAAAATTCATTTTTTGTAATAGCTTTTTAACTAAAACTAAATACCCTTGCTTAACAGCTTCTCGCAGAGTATCTTTAGTTGGTTTAGTAGTAGCTTGCTCTAATACTTTTATATATTTTTCTATAGTTTGGGGTATGTACTGTATATCTGCTAAAGTAGTATAAGCTGGGGCCTTAGCTGGCAAATTACCTAATTGAGCAACATTTTTGGCTAGTTCAAGGGCTGTCTGTCCATTACTATCTTTAATAGTGTGATCTATACCGAATGCCAATAACAGTTCAACCTGGTATACAGAACCATGTCTTATGGCCCTGTGTAGTAAGCTTTCTTTGACACCTTGAGCATTCGTTCTTAATAAATTAATATCTGCTCCGTTATCAATAAGAAACTTAACCATAGGAATATCACCAATCATTAAAGCGGTAGCTAAAGGGGTATTGCGGTCGTTATCCTCTTGATTAATTTGAGCACCTTTTTCTAATAATATTTTTACTAAGGGAAGATTCACAAATCCAACAGCTTCAACAAGTATCAACTCACCATATTTGCCTGTTGCGTTGGCACTAGCACCTCGCTCTAAAAGTTTTTTTATTTCGGCTGTTTGTTGTTCTTGTAACTCTTTATATTGCTTACGTTCAGTTGCGCTCATATTTTTTAGTAATTTCTCCTGTTTTTTTCGTATTTCCGGTGCTGTAAATGTTGAAGATTTAGCTTCATCGGTATTTAAAAATAACGGATTTCTCATGCTATTTGGTCTTAGAGCATCAAATACTTTTTCATCCCAAGTTTTTCTCTGCATACCGACTAGGTTTTGAAACGCTACACCAGTTAATAAGATTAAAATATATTTTTTCATAGGTTCTCTCTCTTGTTATGAGATTTATGTGTATTTTATGTTAATCTTACAGCATTATTTTCAGATATACAATAATTAATTTTTATTATTATTAAAGCATTATTCTTAAAAAACTCTAGCAGGTAAGCATGGGCTATTGCTTCTTACAGAGAAAAAACTTGCAAGCTATGTGTTTTCAGACTATACTTCGCAGTGCCTAAATAGTTGAATTTTAACCTTAAAGGAGCTTGGGTATGAATCTTGTACGGTCCCTCTTGTACTGCCTGCTTAGTACAAGTTTTTTAGCTAAAGCAGATATGTGTAATTCAGCAAGCGGTCTTGCTAAAAAGTTACCTAAAGAAAAAGTATATCAATCACCTTGTGGCCTTAAGACGTTATTTTTACCTCGGTCACAAGGCTGGAATCTTGCGCGTAACTTAGCTGGATGGCAAGAAGTATTACCCGGTTCTGATGGACGTGTGTGGGGAGATATTTCCCTTGCTGTTGAACATACGCGGTCACGTGATGGGCAACGTATGGCTCACTATTTATTTGGAAGCACCTGCTTACATTTAGTGGGAAGCGCTGTAGCAGGTCGTAATAATAATCGTGATTTAGTTGCCGATTATTTTGGCCTTACGCCTACATTTAATGGCACCGTTTGCTTTAAGCCTCGTATTGAAAACACTATAGTTGATTTTAACTATCACTTAGGTCTTGATGCATGGCATTATGGCACCTATTTTAAACTACGTGCTCCTATAGTACATACGCGCTGGGACTTAGGACTTCATTGTAATGAGCAAAACAACAACGACCCTCAATCAATACCAACGCAACCATCATGTTATATGGGGCCAGGTAACGTACGTGCAGTTGAAAGCATCCGCGAAGCTCTTTCAGGGCAAACTGCTTTTGGCAACCAAGATACACCATGGATGTTTGGCAAATTCTCCTGTGGTCAAAGACATAAAACTAACATAGCTAATATTGATCTTATTTTAGGATGGAACTTCATATTAGATCATAAGTCCCATTTTGGTTTTTTTGCTCAAGGCGTACTGCCTACAGCGGCAACTCCTCGCGCTGAGTTTGTTTTTGAGCCTATTGTAGGCAACGGCGGCAACTTTGAAATTGGTGCAGGCATGTCAGGCCATACAACACTGTGGCAATCAGGATGCCACAATCTAGGCTTTTGGTTTGAAGGCAACCTAACCCATCTTATACGTAGATACCAAATACGCTCATTTGATTTTAAAGATCACGGGCCGCTCAGTCGTTATTTACTTTTAAAAGAGTTTACTACTGATAATGTCTATACCGGTACTTTGCTTAATGCTATCGATTATACCACTCATGCAGCACGCGCCGGTGGCAACTATAAAACTGATGTTGCTTTTAAGCTATCTTATTACTATGGCCAATTTGGCATAGATCTTGGGTATAACGTATATCATCGCAGCAAAGAGCGCTTATGCGTAGAACCAACATTATTCCCTTCAGAATTTATTACACGACGCTTTGGCATTAAAGGAACAGAATTTGTCTGTCAAGGTTCAGGAGATCCCCTAATACCCGACAACAACACTCAAAGCAATGCAACTATAACGCGTGCAGGCACTACAGACGCTCAAACAACGCTCGTAAGCCCAGCGGTAGGCGATATAAACTCAACTGAGCTGCGCTGCCAGCTAGTTGATATACTCAACATAGAATCCGCTCGCGCACCTGAACAAACTACGCATAAATTTTTTGGCCATCTAAGCTATACCTATATTGGCCATTGCTGGGAACCACAACTAGGCATTGGTGGCGAAATTGAATACGATGCCCATAGATGCAATCTAGGCGCACTTAACCAATGGGGCATATGGGCCAAAGGGTCTGTATCATTTTAATACCTTAATACTAAACATATAAGGGGCAACGCCCCTTATAATCCCCATAAAATCTTTAAAAAAGTAGCTACAAGTTTATTCCTTGTAGCTACTTTTATTCTCTTTACTTTT
This genomic stretch from Candidatus Dependentiae bacterium harbors:
- a CDS encoding ankyrin repeat domain-containing protein, giving the protein MKKYILILLTGVAFQNLVGMQRKTWDEKVFDALRPNSMRNPLFLNTDEAKSSTFTAPEIRKKQEKLLKNMSATERKQYKELQEQQTAEIKKLLERGASANATGKYGELILVEAVGFVNLPLVKILLEKGAQINQEDNDRNTPLATALMIGDIPMVKFLIDNGADINLLRTNAQGVKESLLHRAIRHGSVYQVELLLAFGIDHTIKDSNGQTALELAKNVAQLGNLPAKAPAYTTLADIQYIPQTIEKYIKVLEQATTKPTKDTLREAVKQGYLVLVKKLLQKMNFTSQELSEYGLLAEQEFKRSKLDIYKYIAELLRKYQEALDTLARASSKTGDQMPPEVARLIAKKVIGYTASSKN